CGCAGCGCTCCCCTCAGCCGCCGGGTCTTCCTCGCCGCCTTCGCCGCCGCCCTGGGCCCGCTCAGCTTCGGCTTCGCGCTCGGCTACAGCTCCCCGGCCATCCCGAGCCTGCGCCGCGCCGCGTCCCCAGCCCTGCGCCTCGATGACGCCGCCGCCTCCTGGTTCGGGGTGAGGCCTCGGGCTCACCCTCCAGCCCGCCTGGGCTCCTCGTCCTCCACCCCAAGCGCGAAGGGCCCCCGCGCTTACCTGGCTTCGGGCGGGCACTGAGACCCTCTGCCCGGTGCGTCCCGGCTCTCCTGCCGGGGGTCACCCGCTCCCTACCCCCGACCGCCAGCCTGGGACCCCCATCCCCTCTTCCCGGAGGCTGCTGGGGCTGGAGTTGAGGGCGAGGTTGGGCTGCGGCGCGGTGGCGTCCCCTCTCCATCGTGCGGTCGCCCCGCCCCCAGGCCATCGTGACCCTGGGAGCCGCGGCGGGGGGCGTGCTGGGAGGCTGGCTCGTGGACCGCGCCGGGCGCAAGCTGAGCCTGCTGCTCTGCACCGTGCCCTTCGTGGTGGGCTTTGCCGTCATCACCGCGGCCCAGAACGTGTGGATGCTGCTCGGGGGCCGCCTCCTGACCGGCCTGGCCTGCGGTATTGCCTCGCTCGTAGCCCCGGTGAGTGCCCCCCAGCCTCGCGCCCTGGGACGGGGAAGGACTGGGGGCGTGGTACTCCCTGGCTGCGGCGTCCTGGATGCCTGGCACCGCGCCTCTCGCCGTCTTTATCTTCCTTCCCGGCacacacccgccccccccccccccccccccccccccggccccgcgACGGGCCTTGGAAGGAGCCTCCGTTATCCTCGTTGACAGATGAAGTGAGCTTCAGAAACTGAAGCCCTTTGTCGAGCCACAACTAGGCAGTGGCGAAGCTATTACTCGAACCCAGGACTGTGCCACTTAACCAGGCCTCTCTTTTGCTCTACAAATAAGATACCACCTGTGGATGGTCACAGAAGCCTAGAGTAAGGCTTAGCTCTCCCGCTGTCATTCGGACCACTGACTACAGTGTAGCGGGAAAATCCTGTTCTTGTTTGTCCTGGCAGCAAAGACTGCTGGGCTCTGCTGTTCCCCTTCACTACTCAGGAACTCGACCTCCAACTGCTTCCCATCTTCCAATGCACCACTGTCCAGGCTGACTTGGGAGCCGTCTACCCAGGTGAAATCCAGGGATCTTCACTTGCTGGGGCAGAGtatacctctctgtgcctcactttcctcccctgtaaaatgggaataatggccTTACCTCATGCAGTGGTTGTAGGGATTAAGCAAAGCTGCACATAGAGCCCTAGTGTGGCTTGTGGAGGGCTTGGACCCTGGCGGCGGAAATTGCAGGGTGACCTGTAAACCGTTCTGCTGGCCACGAGGCTTGGATGGTCCACCAGCCACGCGCCAACCTGGTCAAGATTAAAAGGAGTGGCTCAGAGTCCTCCCTGGTCATCCTTTTGCTCCCACGACTCATTTTACCCGCATTTGCTGGGCAGCAAGTAGCAGCTGAGTCGGATTttatgttttgggttttgttactGGGCAAAAACACGCCCATCTTACTCGTGGGCATAAGGTACAGAATAACCTAGAAGTATGGGTAAGACCTTTCTGGCCCCAGATCCCAGAGGAAGCAGTGGCAGTCACTGGTAGCAACTGAGTCAAAGAGTTGGCTTTCACTCACTTTCACTGAGTGTGTGATTCTAGGACCAGCAGCCCGGGTGTCACCTGGAGGTAGTCAGGCAGAATCTTGGGACAACCCCgggtggttcaggtggttaagcatctgccttcagctcaggtcgtgatttcagggtcctgggatggagccccacttcaggctccctgctcagcaaggagtctgcttctccctctctctctgcccctccctccgctccctgctctttctcaaataagtgaattaaataagaaaagaaaggcagaatctTAGGCCCCACCCTAGACCTACTGCATCAGAACCTGCGTTTTTTCAAGGGTAGTCATACAATGTGATCAAAGTTTGAAAGGCTTTgtggccttctctctctctctctctctctctctcacacacacacacacacacacacacacacagcaagccATGTATCTATATCCTTACTCCCCTTTAAAACACCTGCTGCTGATCCTTGGGGAGGTATGGGGAGGGCTTTGCTGACTTGGGACGTGCTTGCTTACCTGGCTTGCAGCAGCCCCCCGCCAAGGCTCTCCTCAACTCTGAAGGGCTGAggcttttcagttttaaaaagaactctCAGCCCGAGTAAAGTTTCTTCTTCACTGTCCACAGGTGTATATTTCTGAAATCTCCTACCCCGCAGTGAGGGGGCTGCTGGGCTCCTGTGTACAACTGATGGTCGTCACAGGCATCCTCCTGGCCTACCTGGCAGGTAGTTTCACAGCCTCTCTTTTGATCCCAGTTCATGGCTGTGTGGCCTTTTCACAGCTGTAGacactgaagttcagagaggtcaagggacttgcccaaggtcacacagcctgtcCTATAGACcagctccctgagcccctgggacaTCTCCCTGCGTCTTGTCCAGGGAGAGCTGGAGAAGGGGATGTCCTCATCTTCCCAGGGCAGAAGCCCATTGCAACAGGGGTGGGGACTGACCGGTTAGGTCAGTACCTCACTGTGCAGTGACAAACTGAGGACTCAAGGGGGTGGCCGGGACACCCCTAAAACTCTTCAGCCCAGGGGCATGGAGGGCCCAAGCATGTCTCTCAGAAATACCAGTACTGAATTTGCAGTGTGAAAGAGGAGGGTTCCAGGGGACCCAAGGGTCAGAGCTGGGGTCAGCATGAGGAAGCTTCTAGAGGCAAACATGTTTTCACCAGAACTGGGGTGGAGAGAGTCTTCACATCAGACAGTACAATGTCAGGGgacacttactgtgtgaccttgggccagtcacacTGCCCCAATGAGCCTTACTTCTTCTGTCTTTAAGTGACAAGAACCCCACCTAGTCCAAGGCTGTCAATGAGAATTATAAAGGGATGTCCAGAGACCCAGAGGGGCCAGAGTATGTGCCGTCTGGTTCTTCAGCGTGGGCGACATCCTGGTTGGGCTCTTTGACTTTTGCCCACTTACCATCCAGCAGTCTGGCTGCTTTGGGGGCCCCTCGGGGTGCCAAACCCCCTGCCAAATGCAGACATTGACATTTGGGACAGACACGCGCGTGTCAGTATACCTACAGAATTCCCTCCAGCTCATCCTAACCAGCACGTTCCTTGATCAGCTTCTGTGACAGTTGATCCACTGGTGTTCCGTGAAGCGTCTCTCCCACGCTGTCCCCCTTCCCGTCCAGAGGAGCCAGCCTCGCCCGCTGCTTGGTGGCCTTCCAGAGTCTGTGCATATTCATTCTCCCTCCCCTACCTTTTAGACAAAGAGCAAATGCCTCATTCTGTCTTTAATTGCcgcataaatatttactgagccgaTGTAGCATCATGACGTACCCACCAGCATTTCTACAATACTTATCAGCCCCAGTTGGTGACAACAATATTGGTGACAAACACGAGCGTAGCCACACGGAGGTAGTGAGGCCCCCCACACTTGAAGCTGAGTCCTTGGGTTGGCGAGAGGGCGGGCACGCCCTGATAAGATCCAGCCTGGCCCACTCCCGCTCTGacatctgcccccctccccccccaccaggCTGGGTCCTAGAGTGGCGCTGGCTGGCTGTTCTGGGCTGTGTACCCGCGTCCTTCATGCTGCTGCTCATGTGCTACATGCCCGAAACCCCCCGCTTCCTGCTGACCCGGCAGAGGCACCAGGAAGCCATGGCCGCCATGCACTTCCTGTGGGGCTCTGAGCAGGTCCGGGAGGAGGCCCCTGCTGGGGCTGAGCACCAGGTGAGGGGCTGGAGCCAGAGCCGGGATGGGATgggacagagggtggggggtgggtaggaaaCGGGGAGGTACGGCCCTTCTGCAGCCAGGGGAGGCCCACACAGCCCATCCCCAAGGCTTCGCATACACACATGGGGAATGGAGGCATAAGTGGGGGCGTTGTCCTCTGTGTGAGCAAGCAGGGGCCTGCTGGAGCCCCACTAACTACCTGGGCCCTAGCCTTGACCTTACCACTCCAGGAAGAGAAAAGGCCAGCTGGGTCAAGGGGAAACACAGGCATGCAGACTTGAGGAATTGGAGTTTTAGGTGGGGCGTTGTACGACAGGAGACTCTGTCTCTGCCACTTGCCTGCTGTGTGACCCTCACATCCCTAAGCCTGCCTTTCTGCATCTGTAAGATGGGACTCCCAGCACGTGCCTGCTGGTGGCAGGGATTCAGCAGCTGCAAGAGAGGCGCTCGGTCCAGGATTCTGGAACCCCTGGCTTTGTGTCCATGTAATCTTTTCGTGGTACCCCCCAACAAATCAGAAAGGGGCATGGGGAGGTGAGGATCTTGTCACCTTACAAATGGTAAGGCTAAAGTGATGCGGGGACCTGTCCCTGATGGGAGGCCCGGGTGACAAGGAGCTGATGCTCAGGGTTTAGGACAGTGGTCCCTCAGGAGCGGGGAGGGAGGAGCACTGACACCGGCCTCTGTCTGAGCAGGGCTTCCATCTGGCCCAGCTGAGGCATCCTGGCATCTACAAGCCCTTCATCATTGGCGTTTCGCTGATGGCCTTCCAGCAGCTGTCAGGGATCAATGCTGTCATGTTCTATGCAGAGACCATCTTTGAGAAGGCCAAGTTCAAGGTAAAGAGgcctctgccccagcctgcctCATCTGGATGCCCAGTCCCGGGGTCTTTGGCTGACCCACCTCGGCCCCTCTCCCCAGGACAGCAGCCTCGCCTCGGTCATCGTGGGCATCATCCAGGTGCTGGTCACGGCCTTGGCGGCCCTCATCATGGACAGAGCTGGGCGGAGACTGCTCCTGACCTTGTCAGGTGAGGCCCGAGGTCCAGGACTTGGCCCTGTGAAAGCAGGGTGGCATAGACCGGGTTCCCCACCACAGGCTAGAGGGTCTTTTCTGAGGCCACCGCAGGGCAGTAGGAAAAGGCCCGCCGAGCACCCATGAGAACAAGGCGGAGATTCACGGGGGCGCTCCCCCAACACCAGGCCCGCGCTCCCAGGGTCACTGAAGCTTCCCTCACCCCTCGAGTTGAGCCTCCAGGCAGGTGCCATCAGGGCCCCGTTTATGACGTGGAAACTGAGGACCTGGGAGGAGAAGTGACTTGGAAGCTTGGGGTCTTTTAGGGCAAGTGACTTcacctttctgaacctcagttcccCAGTATGAAATAGTGGCCAAGGGGGGCTATGGTGAGGACCCAGAGACAATCCACCACATGGGGGTTAAATCCCTGCTGCTGCTCAGGCCAGGGAGGCTCTGCCTCGGATTTTCTCGGAGTCTGCTATGGTTCAAGGTCTGAGCCAGGGCTGGTGGAATGGGGCTGGGGGCCGCCAGTCTGGGCACCAGTGCTCACAACCCTCCCAGAGAAACCCAGGCCGCATTGCTGTGGCCACACCACACCGAGACTCCAGACGCAAGTGCCAGCCACATGCCCAGGCTGCAGCCCCTTGTCCCAGGGCCctgcccaccaccaccctccGCTCGCAGGTGTGGTCATGGTGTTCAGCACCAGTGCCTTCGGTGCCTACTTCAGGCTGACGCAGGGCGGCCCCAGCAACTCCTCACACGTGGAGCTCCTCTCGCCTCTCTCCATGGAGCCCGCCAGCGCCAGCGTGGGGCTGGCCTGGCTGGCAGTGGGCAGCGTGTGCCTCTTCATCGCTGGTGAGAAGGGGGTCCGTGGGGAGGTTGGGGGTGCTATGGGGACCTCCCATTACCACCAGCTTCCTGAAGCTCCCAGCAAGCCAGGCCTACCAAGCCTTGCCTCTCTAGCACATGGGTCCCCACCTCTGCGTTTATGGCTCGGACCCTGTCCCAGGCCCTGAGCTAATCCCTTCTCTACCCCTTTCACTTAATACCCCCCCAAAACAGCCCTCCAAGCAGGCCCCATCATGACCCCATTCTGGAGAGAAAAGCCTGATGTGTAAGCAGTGACGGGACTGGCCCAAGACATTGCTGAAGGAAGGCGCAGAGCCTTCTGGAAACCACGAGGCTTTGGCACGAGGGTGCTGTGGCAAGCCCGAGGGTCCGTCCGCATGGGCTCTGATGCCTCTCTTGCTCCCACAGGCTTCGCTGTGGGCTGGGGGCCCATCCCCTGGCTCCTCATGTCGGAGATCTTTCCTCTGCATGTCAAAGGCGTGGCCACTGGTGTGTGCGTCCTCACTAACTGGTTCATGGCCTTCCTGGTGACGAAAGAATTCAGCAGTGTTATGGTGAGTGCGGGCCCAGAGGGCCTCCCCTCATAGTCGGTGGGGAGCACTATTCAGAATTATTCTTAACTGCGGAAGACTCAGGGTCAGTTGCTTCGCATGAAGGCTGAAGCCACCCTCCTGGGACACCAGCCATCCTGGTCAGGGCTGAGGGGAAGCCTGACTGGCCAGGAAAGGTGAGGAACCCAGGCTATGACCATCTGGGAGACTTCAGGCTCTCCTGGCCAGCAGGACTGGCCTCTGCCACTGGACGCTGGGAACATGGGCCAGGGTATAGGGCTGTGTGGGAAGAACCCTGGCTTTGGAGTTGACAGGCCGGGGCTCTAAGCCCGCCTTGATCACTTCCCACTGTGCAATCTTGGGTGTGCCGCTCACCCTCTCTGAACCAGCTTCCTTGGCTGAAAATGGAGGAGGATGATGGCACCTTCCACTTAAGCTTGTGGGGGCATCCGTTCATTTTAACATCCTGCTACTTTCGCACACATGAACTGACACAGACTTGGATCCTGCCCCAAGGGCTCCCCAGCTGATGGGGAGGATGGTTCTGGAGCACACAGGCCATCTGGTCAGGCATTCATTCCCCTCACGCCTCCTGGGACAGACTAGGTCCAGGCCTGTTCAAGGAGCCAGGGGCAGCAGTGAGGTAGACAGGGTGCCCTTTCCCACTGGACTGGGATGGCAGTGGACGGTGGAGAGAGAACGAACCACCAGGAGGCTGGGCTAGAGCAAGGAGGGGCAGGCCATGAGGGCGTGGATGCCTGGGGCTGGCCTGGGCCCGCTCAGATGGGCTGCCCTGGGGAACATGTTGGGAAGACCAGGGCAGAGAAATAGAGGTGGAAATGGgttgctgggagctggggggagaCGAAcaacagaggagggaggagacggCAAAGGACCTGACAGCGGCCCAGGAGTGCAGAGGTCCAAAAGGCTGAGGAAGAACTTCcaagggggtgtgggggtggcaggtcccagaggaggaggagctgacAAGGCAGGGGGCTTTGGTTCTGGCACGTGGGAGGTCGCCTGCGCCGGGAGGGTGGCCAGGCTCTGACCGGAGGGAACTGCTCTCTCCTCCATTGCTGGTGAGCCCCAAGTGCCCTGTGAGCTCACATGCCCCATCTCAAGCTGGGGAGAGCTCACCCGTTCCTGCTGGCAGCAAGAAGAGACTCCTCTGGAGGCAAGGAACTCGACCCAGGGCCAAAGCAGAGCATGGAGCATGGGTCTGGGGGCCCTGGAAGCCACCCCCAGCGTGGGGGCAGCCCCACTGTCACTTGGTAGCGGGTGTGACAGTGAGCATCAGCTTCCCCGGGCAGACGACATCCACACCCCATATGGGGCTTGGCCCAGGCTTCCAGATGGCCGGGCCACACCCTCCTTCACTCCCCGGAGCCTGGGCAAGGCAGGCCGGGGCGTCAGCTTGGAATCGCACGAGGGCCCCCGACCTTCTGCTATGTCCACACAAggccttcccctctctttccagGAGGTGCTCAGGCCCTACGGTGCCTTCTGGCTTGCCTCTGCCTTCTGCATCCTCAGTGTCCTTTTCACTTTGTCCTGTGTCCCGGAAACCAAAGGAAAGACTTTGGAGGAAATCACAGCCCATTTTGAGGGGCGATGACAACCCCTTCTTGTGAGTGGCTGCCTCTCCTCTCAGGGCCAGCTTTGGGCTTCAGCGGGGGATGGAGCCTGCCTGTGACTCCAAGCGGGGCCTCAGCCAGAGCCTGGAGCCCCTGTCTGTTCCCAGGGAGCTGGAATCCAGGACTGCAGTCCCTTGGAGCCTGGTCCTCCAGGGCGCTTCCTTCCTATCCAGCTCTCCACAGCCCAGCAGACCATGGGCATGAGGTTTCCTGGCCCTAGGTCCAATTCCCGCCACCCCTCTGCGTCTCCAGGGAAGGGAGCATCTTGGAAGGGCCTTGTTGCCCTGCAGTCCATTATCCACAGACCACATCCATCTTGTCACGAAAGCAACAGCAGAGGAGGGGGGACTCTTGACTCCTCATTTTCTGGAGGACATGCTTCTGAGGGGCGGTCCCTGACTTCTCCCCTCATGTGGCTGCGTTGTCAGGAAGGAGCTTTGTTTGCCAAATAAAGATTTGACTCAGAAAATCAGGTCATGGCCTCTTTGTGTGTTTGAGAAGGGCATTTTCCTATCCCTTCCCTAAAGTAGGCCTCCCACAGACTGGGCCTTGCCAAGAACATctattgatttcctttttctcatggTCCACCAGGCTTCCCTTTGCAACTTGAAGGTCATTTCTGACTCCTTCCTTGGGCTCAGTGCCCTGGATCATTAGTCACCAAATctcattaacaacaaaaaagcatttctttttcaattgaCTTTAATGGAGTCAGAAGTCTTTTACAGATTACTTTTATTACCCATTATATAAGTAATACATGTTTATGGTAGGAAAATTGAAAAACCTAGATTTATTTAGTATACTTTTTATAGCAGTTAACTGTCTGCTAGGTGTTGCCctaagcactttacaaatacTAACTCACTTGGATAAATGATACAATAATTATTCACAGGTGTACCTTTCCAGAGTTAACTTCTTTTAAGAATTCGGGTCTATCCCAAAAGAGCTTCCTCCCAACACATATCCTTTCTAGCATCACTACACACACATAGGACATCGCACTTCCCATTCCATGATCTGCTTTTTTAACTTCCAGGTTGTGCAGTCCCACCACGTGCCCACCTCGGCTTTTTCTGTTAAGCTTTGTAGTGAGACTGGGGAGTAAGGGAGTGGAAGTGCAGTGGGGTCCAGGGCAAAGCAGTGGGGAGAGTTTTTGGAAGATTCTGCAACAGCTGCTCTGATTTCAATAAAATGTGCTACATAATATACAGGACAGCGTTCAGCCTTAGTGAAGTCCAAATTCCTTTGGGCCCTCCAGAAGCCAGGTCATGTCCACATGCAGCCACGTCTTCCATGGTAACGACTGTATCTACACTCTCGTTCTTAGCGCCTGCCCAGACGCCCACTGATTGGGTTGAGAATTCATGGTGTGCCACAGATGTCCATTAGGTCAGTTGCAGATGGAGTGGCTCAGGTCTCCCACATCCTTGCCGACTTTCTGTCCACTTGTTCCATCAATTATCGAGAGAGAAGTGCAGAAGTCTTCCCCTGTGAATGTGGATTGTTTCTCCTTGCACTTCTGCTGGGTTTGGCTTCCTGCACCTTGGAGCTCATCGCTCAGGTGGGTTCACATTTGGGATTGTTAATATTGATTGCTTTTGTCCTACAGCATTATGAAATGACCTACTTTGTCCCGGGGAATAGCTCTTGTTCGGAGGTCTCCTTTGATATCAGTATcaccaccccagccttctttggATTGGTGCTTTGACAATGATTTTCGATTATATCTTactatatattccttttttcaaAGCATCCTCTACTTTTCTTTGTGATGGAAATGGCTTTGGGCTTTCCCTGAGGATACatactttcacttttaaaaatgagctttatgggacgcctgggtggctcagttggttgggcagctgcctttggctcgggtcatgatcccggtatcctgggatcgagtcccacatcgggctccttgcttggcagggagcctgcttctccctctgcctctgtctgcctgtgctcactctcgctcctctctctctctgacacataaataaataaaatcttaaaaaaaaaaaacaaaaaaaaaacaaaataaaaatgagctttaTTATGGGCGTTATTTACATGCCATGAAATTCAACAATGGCAGGCATAAAAACTTGATAACTTCGGTTGAATGTACACACAGCTCTGTACCCAGTACCACAGTCAAGATATAGGACATTTTCCTCACCCCAAAATGCTCCTTCATGTCCGTTTGCAGTCTTGTCTCTGTAGCTTTGCATATTCTAGACTTTTAcaaaatggaatcacataatTTGTAGTATTTTGTGTCTGATTTCTATAACTTAGAGGAGTGCTTTTAAGATGCATCTGTGCTGCATGCCCCAGcggttcatttcttttaattgctgAGTAGCATTCCATTGGACATTTGGGCGAGTTCCAGTTCGGGGCTATCATCactaaagctgctgtaaacaccTGCTCCAAGTCTGTATGTGGAACGGAACTACCAGGTCCT
This DNA window, taken from Lutra lutra chromosome 13, mLutLut1.2, whole genome shotgun sequence, encodes the following:
- the SLC2A8 gene encoding solute carrier family 2, facilitated glucose transporter member 8 isoform X1; this translates as MTPEDPEETQPLLGPPGGSAPLSRRVFLAAFAAALGPLSFGFALGYSSPAIPSLRRAASPALRLDDAAASWFGAIVTLGAAAGGVLGGWLVDRAGRKLSLLLCTVPFVVGFAVITAAQNVWMLLGGRLLTGLACGIASLVAPVYISEISYPAVRGLLGSCVQLMVVTGILLAYLAGWVLEWRWLAVLGCVPASFMLLLMCYMPETPRFLLTRQRHQEAMAAMHFLWGSEQVREEAPAGAEHQGFHLAQLRHPGIYKPFIIGVSLMAFQQLSGINAVMFYAETIFEKAKFKDSSLASVIVGIIQVLVTALAALIMDRAGRRLLLTLSGVVMVFSTSAFGAYFRLTQGGPSNSSHVELLSPLSMEPASASVGLAWLAVGSVCLFIAGFAVGWGPIPWLLMSEIFPLHVKGVATGVCVLTNWFMAFLVTKEFSSVMEVLRPYGAFWLASAFCILSVLFTLSCVPETKGKTLEEITAHFEGR
- the SLC2A8 gene encoding solute carrier family 2, facilitated glucose transporter member 8 isoform X2; the protein is MLLGGRLLTGLACGIASLVAPVYISEISYPAVRGLLGSCVQLMVVTGILLAYLAGWVLEWRWLAVLGCVPASFMLLLMCYMPETPRFLLTRQRHQEAMAAMHFLWGSEQVREEAPAGAEHQGFHLAQLRHPGIYKPFIIGVSLMAFQQLSGINAVMFYAETIFEKAKFKDSSLASVIVGIIQVLVTALAALIMDRAGRRLLLTLSGVVMVFSTSAFGAYFRLTQGGPSNSSHVELLSPLSMEPASASVGLAWLAVGSVCLFIAGFAVGWGPIPWLLMSEIFPLHVKGVATGVCVLTNWFMAFLVTKEFSSVMEVLRPYGAFWLASAFCILSVLFTLSCVPETKGKTLEEITAHFEGR
- the SLC2A8 gene encoding solute carrier family 2, facilitated glucose transporter member 8 isoform X4; protein product: MTPEDPEETQPLLGPPGGSAPLSRRVFLAAFAAALGPLSFGFALGYSSPAIPSLRRAASPALRLDDAAASWFGAIVTLGAAAGGVLGGWLVDRAGRKLSLLLCTVPFVVGFAVITAAQNVWMLLGGRLLTGLACGIASLVAPVYISEISYPAVRGLLGSCVQLMVVTGILLAYLAGWVLEWRWLAVLGCVPASFMLLLMCYMPETPRFLLTRQRHQEAMAAMHFLWGSEQVREEAPAGAEHQGFHLAQLRHPGIYKPFIIGVSLMAFQQLSGINAVMFYAETIFEKAKFKDSSLASVIVGIIQVLVTALAALIMDRAGRRLLLTLSGVVMVFSTSAFGAYFRLTQGGPSNSSHVELLSPLSMEPASASVGLAWLAVGSVCLFIAGGAQALRCLLACLCLLHPQCPFHFVLCPGNQRKDFGGNHSPF
- the SLC2A8 gene encoding solute carrier family 2, facilitated glucose transporter member 8 isoform X3, coding for MVVTGILLAYLAGWVLEWRWLAVLGCVPASFMLLLMCYMPETPRFLLTRQRHQEAMAAMHFLWGSEQVREEAPAGAEHQGFHLAQLRHPGIYKPFIIGVSLMAFQQLSGINAVMFYAETIFEKAKFKDSSLASVIVGIIQVLVTALAALIMDRAGRRLLLTLSGVVMVFSTSAFGAYFRLTQGGPSNSSHVELLSPLSMEPASASVGLAWLAVGSVCLFIAGFAVGWGPIPWLLMSEIFPLHVKGVATGVCVLTNWFMAFLVTKEFSSVMEVLRPYGAFWLASAFCILSVLFTLSCVPETKGKTLEEITAHFEGR